Proteins from one Tetrapisispora phaffii CBS 4417 chromosome 8, complete genome genomic window:
- the TPHA0H02810 gene encoding uncharacterized protein (similar to Saccharomyces cerevisiae YAL037W and YOR342C; ancestral locus Anc_7.48), which yields MDFNENYHLSQQQVCLDRLDNQVFFSSVSSLLHNPNLITENNIRYLFTTGISINDFIATIYNNDNELLKNIANNLCIINLDTLDSVAGQQFQYSYSDDVQAFKRHHTQKLQDIISYLVNDIEQRVNGKMNNNTDDNSINRYLSPIPDKVNLSSILYGDVSYYYGSNEFNDSDINRFKTFNDLLTILKTYNQREKALIISQDGNDYNMIAYLISTVLKLNPSYNIYEALRHLKCLTENFEELNNERIIWYSGLLSYYELIRANELYWGNVNVNSLNSTKTNMNFANANTCATNSRSSSISPNKRRDSNNIATAITQPTPVTQSSPILSSNKRSRLID from the coding sequence ATGGATTTCAATGAAAACTATCATTTATCACAGCAACAAGTCTGTTTAGATCGACTTGATAATCAAGTTTTTTTCAGTTCAGTAAGTTCACTTTTACATAATCCAAATTTAATCACTGAGAACAAtattagatatttattCACTACCGGTATATCAATTAACGATTTCATTGCTACGATTTATaacaatgataatgaattgCTAAAAAACATCGCAAATAACTTATGTATTATAAATCTGGATACACTAGATTCTGTTGCAGGACAACAATTCCAATATTCTTATAGTGACGATGTTCAGGCGTTCAAAAGGCATCACACTCAAAAATTACAAGATATAATATCATATCTAgtaaatgatattgaacAACGGGTTAATGGTAAAATGAACAATAATACTGATGATAACAGCATTAATAGATACTTATCTCCAATTCCAGATAAAGTTAATCTTTCTAGTATATTATATGGGGATGTTTCGTACTATTATGGCTCTAATGAGTTCAATGATTCGGACATTAATCGATTTAAAACATTCAACGatttattaacaatattgAAAACGTATAATCAACGGGAAAAAGCATTAATCATATCACAAGATGGGAACGATTATAATATGATTGCCTATCTAATATCAACAGTTTTAAAGTTAAACCCTTCATATAATATCTACGAAGCTTTGAGACATTTAAAGTGTCTTACAGAAAATTTCGAGGAACTGAACAATGAGAGAATTATCTGGTATAGTGGCCTGTTAAGTTATTATGAATTGATCAGGGCCAATGAACTGTATTGGGGCAATGTCAATGTAAACAGTTTAAACTCCACTAAAACAAACATGAATTTTGCTAATGCCAATACATGCGCAACAAATTCACGTTCCTCATCTATTTCACCAAACAAAAGACGCGATTCGAACAATATTGCTACTGCCATCACTCAACCAACTCCGGTCACACAAAGTTCACCTATACTTTCCAGTAATAAAAGATCTCGTTTGATCGATTGA
- the RPA190 gene encoding DNA-directed RNA polymerase I core subunit RPA190 (similar to Saccharomyces cerevisiae RPA190 (YOR341W); ancestral locus Anc_7.51) yields MDISKPVGSEITSVDFSILSAEEIRNLSTKQITNPTVLDNLGHPISGGLYDLALGAFLRNLCSTCGLDEKFCPGHQGHIELPVPCYNPLFFNQLYIYLRSSCLFCHHFRLRSVEVHRYTCKLKLLQYGLIEESYQIDNLTIGGLDESITDAEEAEEDNALDGEQSSRIKNFADSYVKEIKIKRNEFVEMAIAKALSEGKTSVRGTFTAIINDERKKLVHDFYKKLLARPKCDNCGMFSPKFRKDGFTKIFETALSDKQLTNNRVRGFVRQDMIKKQEQAKKLNGEETTEENFEVGRNPSRKTKTGSTYILSTEVRNILRAVFKTEQQVLQYVFHARPNLTGKIVKADDFFMDVVLVPPTRFRLPSKLGDEVHENSQNQLLSKILTTSLLIRDLNDEISKLQKDKVALDDRRIIFSRLMNAFVTIQNDVNSFIDSSKAQGNNSGKLPVPGVKQALEKKEGLFRKHMMGKRVNYAARSVISPDPNIETDEIGVPPVFATKLTYPEPVTSYNIAELRQAVINGPDKWPGATQIQNEDGSLVSLIGMTVEQRKALANQLMTPSSNPATHTLNKKVYRHIKNRDVVIMNRQPTLHKASMMGHKVRVLPGEKTLRLHYANTGAYNADFDGDEMNMHFPQNENARAEAFNLANTDSQYLTPTSGSPVRGLIQDHISAGVWLTSKDSYFTREQYQQYIYGCIRPEDGHSANNKLLTIPPAIIKPVPLWTGKQIITTVLLNVSPVDMPGINLKSKNKIKDEYWGQHSEENEVLFKDGALLCGILDKSQYGASKYGIVHALQEVYGPEVAAKVLSVLGRLFTNYITNTAFTCGMDDLRLTDEGNKWRTDILKTSVDRGRQAAVEVTNLEKDTSADDSELLKRLEEILRDDNKSGILDAVTSSKVNAITSQVVSKCVPGGTMKRFPENSMQSMALSGAKGSNVNVSQIMCLLGQQALEGRRVPIMVSGKTLPSFKPFETDAMAGGYIKGRFYSGIKPQEYYFHCMAGREGLIDTAVKTSRSGYLQRCLTKQLEGVHVSYDNTVRDGDGTLIEFLYGGDAVDVTKESYMNQFDFCLDNYDSLLKRYNPAALIDFLDVDSALKYSKKTLKHRKKNKNVPHYLQNIKYDPVLAKYNPAKYLGSVSEKFQDKLENFLDSNSQLFKSHKSVNEKKFRALMQLKYMRSLINPGEAVGIIASQSVGEPSTQMTLNTFHFAGHGAANVTLGIPRMREIIMTASAAIKTPQMTLPILDDVTDDQADIFAKSISKVILSEVIDSVSVTETTTSQSRSYVISMKFYEQDEYNEEYDISKEELQNVVANNFLTSLEIAIHKEIKKQKKTTASDVGIAIPKAQLALAAVEGLSSKVMEDNDEEQSRKKTKQAVSYDEPDEDEIETMREAEKSSDEDAMGSDKDSDSSDDESESDEEIEKETTPIKTLNKSQRDRQSAIISNHKFVTKYNFDDETGRWCEFRLELAADTEKLLMVNIVEDVCRKSVVRQVPNIDRCVHPNAENGKRVLVTEGVNFQAMWEQNDFVNVDGITSNDVSSVLKTYGVEAARNTIVNEINNVFSRYAISVSFRHLDLIADMMTRQGSYLAFNRQGMETSTSSLMKMSYETTCQFLTKAVLDNEREELNSPSARIVLGKLNNVGTGAFDVLAKASHAN; encoded by the coding sequence atGGATATCTCTAAGCCAGTAGGTTCTGAAATCACATCAGTTGATTTTAGCATCTTAAGTGCGGAAGAGATTCGTAATTTGTCAACAAAACAAATTACAAATCCTACTGTTCTAGATAATTTAGGACATCCTATCTCCGGTGGTCTATATGATTTGGCTTTAGGTGCCTTCTTAAGAAACTTATGTTCCACTTGTGGTTTGGATGAAAAGTTTTGTCCAGGTCATCAAGGTCACATTGAATTGCCAGTTCCATGTTATAACCCATTATTCTTCAATCAATTATACATTTACTTAAGATCTTCATGTTTATTCTGTCATCATTTTAGATTAAGATCAGTCGAAGTTCACCGTTATACTTGTAAgttaaaattattacaatatGGTTTGATTGAGGAATCTTATCAAATTGATAATCTAACTATTGGCGGTTTAGATGAAAGTATTACTGATGCAGAAGAAGCTGAAGAAGATAATGCTTTAGATGGTGAACAAAGCTCAAGAATTAAAAACTTTGCTGACTCTTACGTTAAGGAGATTAAAATAAAACGTAACGAATTCGTTGAAATGGCTATTGCTAAAGCTCTCTCCGAAGGTAAGACTAGCGTAAGAGGTACGTTCACTGCTATTATCAACGATgagagaaaaaaattagttCACGATTTctacaaaaaattattagctAGACCAAAGTGTGATAACTGTGGTATGTTTTCCCCAAAATTCAGAAAGGATGGTTTCAccaaaatttttgaaactgCTTTATCTGACAAGCAACTTACAAACAATAGAGTTAGAGGTTTCGTTCGTCAAGATATGATTAAGAAACAAGAACAAGCTAAGAAGTTAAATGGTGAAGAAACAACTGAAGAGAACTTTGAAGTTGGCAGAAATCCATCTAGAAAAACCAAAACTGGTTCTACCTATATCTTATCTACTGAAGTTAGAAACATTTTAAGAGCTGTTTTTAAAACTGAACAACAAGTTTTACAGTATGTTTTCCATGCCAGACCAAATCTTACTGGTAAGATAGTTAAAGCTGATGATTTCTTTATGGATGTTGTTTTGGTTCCACCTACTAGATTCCGTTTGCCTTCTAAATTAGGTGATGAAGTCCACGAGAACAgtcaaaatcaattattatctaaaatattGACTACTTCATTGTTAATTAGAGATTTGAAtgatgaaatttcaaaattacaaaaggATAAGGTCGCCTTAGACGAcagaagaattattttcagCAGATTGATGAATGCTTTCGTCACCATCCAAAATGATGTTAACTCATTCATTGATTCCTCAAAAGCTCAAGGTAATAACAGCGGAAAGTTACCAGTCCCAGGCGTTAAACAAGCtttagaaaagaaagaaggTTTATTCAGAAAACACATGATGGGTAAGCGTGTGAACTACGCTGCCCGTTCCGTTATTTCCCCAGATCCAAACATTGAAACCGATGAAATTGGTGTTCCACCCGTCTTTGCTACCAAATTAACATACCCAGAGCCTGTCACCTCTTATAACATCGCTGAATTACGTCAAGCTGTTATCAATGGTCCAGATAAATGGCCAGGTGCTACCCAGATTCAAAATGAAGATGGTTCCTTAGTCTCTTTGATTGGTATGACGGTTGAGCAAAGAAAGGCATTGGCCAATCAATTGATGACTCCATCATCAAACCCAGCTACACATACCTTAAACAAGAAGGTTTATCGTCATATTAAGAACAGAGATGTTGTTATCATGAATCGTCAACCTACCTTACATAAGGCTTCTATGATGGGTCACAAGGTTAGAGTTTTACCTGGTGAAAAAACTTTACGTTTACATTATGCAAATACTGGTGCTTATAATGCTGATTTTGACGGTGATGAAATGAATATGCATTTCCctcaaaatgaaaatgctAGAGCAGAAGCTTTCAATTTAGCTAACACTGATTCTCAATACTTAACACCTACTTCTGGTTCTCCAGTTAGAGGTTTGATTCAAGATCATATTTCAGCAGGTGTGTGGTTAACAAGTAAGGATAGTTATTTCACAAGAGAGCAATACCAACAATACATTTACGGTTGCATTCGTCCAGAAGATGGTCACTCAgctaataataaattgcTTACTATTCCACCTGCTATTATTAAGCCAGTACCATTATGGACAGGTAAGCAAATCATTACTACCGTTTTATTGAATGTCTCTCCTGTTGACATGCCAGGTATTAACTTAAAATCTAAGAATAAGATTAAGGATGAATACTGGGGTCAACATTCCGAGGAAAATGAGGTTCTATTTAAGGACGGTGCTTTACTTTGTGGTATTCTAGATAAGAGTCAATACGGTGCCTCTAAATACGGTATCGTTCATGCTTTACAAGAAGTTTACGGCCCAGAAGTTGCCGCTAAGGTCCTATCTGTTTTAGGTAGATTATTTACTAATTACATCACAAATACTGCCTTCACTTGTGGTATGGATGATTTACGTTTAACAGACGAAGGTAACAAATGGAGAActgatattttgaaaacctCAGTTGATAGAGGTCGTCAAGCTGCTGTTGAAGTTACTAACTTAGAAAAGGATACAAGTGCCGACGAttcagaattattaaaacgTTTAGAAGAAATTTTACGTGATGATAATAAGTCTGGTATTCTTGATGCTGTTACTTCTTCCAAGGTCAACGCAATTACATCTCAAGTTGTTTCCAAGTGTGTTCCAGGCGGTACCATGAAGAGGTTCCCAGAAAACTCTATGCAATCTATGGCTCTTTCCGGTGCTAAAGGTTCTAACGTTAACGTTTCTCAAATTATGTGTTTGTTAGGTCAACAAGCCTTGGAGGGTAGAAGAGTGCCAATTATGGTCAGTGGTAAAACATTACCATCTTTCAAGCCTTTTGAAACTGATGCTATGGCTGGTGGATACATTAAAGGTCGTTTCTATTCCGGTATCAAACCAcaagaatattatttccATTGTATGGCCGGTCGTGAAGGTTTAATTGATACAGCTGTTAAGACTTCAAGATCTGGTTATTTACAACGTTGTTTAACAAAACAATTAGAAGGTGTCCATGTATCGTACGATAATACTGTAAGAGATGGTGACGGTACTTTAATTGAATTCTTATATGGTGGTGACGCTGTTGATGTTACCAAGGAGTCGTACATGAATCAGTTCGATTTCTGTCTAGACAACTATGACTCTTTATTGAAGAGATATAACCCAGCTGCATTGATTGACTTCTTGGATGTTGACTCTGCTTTGAAGTATTCTAAGAAGACATTAAAACAtagaaagaagaataaGAACGTTCCACATTActtacaaaatattaagtATGATCCTGTACTAGCTAAGTACAATCCAGCTAAATACTTAGGTTCTGTTTCAGAGAAATTTCAGgataaattggaaaatttcTTAGATTCCAATTCTCAATTGTTTAAGTCTCACAAGAGTgttaatgaaaagaaattcaGAGCTTTAATGCAATTAAAGTATATGCGTTCTTTAATTAATCCAGGTGAAGCTGTTGGTATTATTGCTTCCCAATCTGTTGGTGAACCTTCTACACAAATGACATTGAATACTTTCCATTTCGCCGGTCACGGTGCTGCTAATGTTACATTAGGTATTCCTCGTATGAGAGAAATTATTATGACAGCGTCGGCTGCCATCAAAACACCTCAAATGACATTACCTATTTTAGATGATGTTACAGATGACCAAGCTGATATTTTTGCCAAGTCTATTTCGAAAGTTATTCTATCAGAAGTTATCGACAGTGTATCAGTTACAGAAACAACTACTTCTCAATCACGTTCTTATGTTATCAGTATGAAATTTTACGAGCAAGACgaatataatgaagaaTATGATATTTCAAAGGAAGAGTTACAGAACGTTGTTGCTAATAACTTCTTGACAAGTTTGGAAATTGCTATTCACaaagaaattaagaaacaaaagaaaacaacTGCTTCTGATGTTGGTATTGCTATTCCAAAGGCTCAATTAGCATTAGCCGCTGTAGAAGGCCTATCGTCGAAAGTTATGGAGGATAATGACGAAGAGCAATCTCGTAAGAAGACAAAACAAGCTGTTTCTTATGATGAACCAGATGAGGATGAGATTGAAACTATGAGAGAAGCTGAAAAATCATCTGATGAAGATGCCATGGGTTCTGACAAGGATTCTGATTCTTCAGATGATGAATCTGAATCGgatgaagaaatagaaaaagaaaccaCTCCAATTAAAACATTGAATAAGTCACAACGTGACAGACAATCTGCTATTATTTCTAACCACAAATTTGTAACAAAGTACAACTTCGATGATGAAACTGGTAGATGGTGTGAATTTAGACTTGAATTGGCTGCTGATACTGAAAAGTTATTAATGGTGAACATCGTGGAAGATGTTTGTAGAAAATCTGTCGTCAGACAAGTTCCTAACATCGATAGATGTGTTCATCCAAATGCTGAAAATGGTAAGCGTGTTCTAGTCACCGAAGGTGTCAATTTCCAAGCTATGTGGGAACAAAATGATTTCGTCAATGTTGATGGTATTACTTCAAATGATGTTTCTTCAGTATTAAAGACATATGGTGTTGAAGCCGCTAGAAACACTATcgttaatgaaattaacaACGTTTTCTCACGTTACGCTATTTCTGTTTCTTTCCGTCATTTAGATTTAATTGCAGATATGATGACAAGACAAGGTTCTTATTTAGCTTTCAATAGACAAGGTATGGAAACATCCACTTCGtcattaatgaaaatgtcTTATGAAACCACATGTCAATTCTTAACTAAGGCTGTTTTAGATAATGAAAGGGAAGAATTGAACTCTCCATCAGCAAGAATTGTTTTAggtaaattaaataacGTTGGTACTGGAGCATTTGATGTCTTAGCGAAGGCTTCTCATGctaattaa